The genomic stretch ttttggggtttgccttattttgcttaacatgatattctccaattccatccaattACTAGCAAATGCTGtaatctcttttcctttaaagttgagtcatattccatcatgtatacaccacattttctgtgGAAtgaacctaggtgtccttcaacagataaatgataaataaaatgtgatatatatattcagtttgggagcagaggaaggagatcaagtgggagggaaggaggaataaTAAAACAGGAATGATGTAATGTTGGAAGATATATATTACTAATGGGCTTTTCTCTATCCAGCATCTCATTAGCACTTACTGGTTTACGCTCTGTGTCTGCTGGGCCATGACTAAAGTATGCAGATCACTCCTACCTTGTGCCAAATACCCACAGTTTTTATATCAATACATTCTCAGGAACTTCTTGATGCAGAGAGCCATGGGAAGAGATGACACAGGCATGGACTCCCAGGACTGTAGACCTAACTGAAGAACTGGAGGCACAGTGGATTACTGACAATTTTGTGACCTTGGAGGCCCAAAGCACAGAACTCATGATTAGCCTAATGTTATTCCAATCCCTAAGGAATTCTTATACTagtggagaaagaagaagagaagaaaatgaatgtccaCAAATGATTTCTGGCTCTTCTGCTATGGGAGAGAATGTTCATGTGCgctattcatttctttcctttctcctaagatttatttgattttatatccctttaattatCATTAAATTTTAATCTCAAAGTCCTGAAGACCTTTGAATTCTCCTCTTTTGCCATTGGTcagggcatagctcagtgggGTTAATTACTTTCTTATGCAAatatatcttgtttttattttaatatgggcAGAAGGCATTATGGAAAGTAGCAATAGTTAATATTCATACAGAATTTTCTAAATGCCAGGAAATACTCTAAAATCATGGTTCCCAGCCATGTTACACAGCTAAAAACTTTAAGTGCATATTCTAATTAGATTTGTCTGAGACCTAGGGTATCTGGGTATATTAAAATCTCCACAGGAAAGGTAGGAGGAAAATAttggggactgaagtggaacTAAATATATCTATGGTTGTATGACAGTTTCAATGACTGTGTAAAAATGATCCCAACAGTACATATAACTGTgatgtgctaataaaaataagaaatctccaTAGGTGAACTTACCAACTAATGTGCCCCCGAaccattaacatttaaaagatttgaaaaatactttcttACAACAGTCATAGGAGGTAattattacccccattttatagatgatgcaATTGTCTTGACTGTTtacataatttctttaatttctttggcctatGTTCCTAATTCAGTCCTAATGAGACTAACAAAATAATGAACCTAGTTTCCTTCACGGAGCTGAAGTAAGTAACTGCAATCCATGTATCAGGGAATATTCATGCGAAAATCTGTTCAGTAGAAATAATGTTGAGACTCAAAACTATGCTTGGGCCTTTCCTTGGTATTAACATCCTCATCCGTTAATTTGATAAGTTATGACCAGAAACCCCTTGAAGAAGTGTCCAAGGCCCCAATCCcatccagaaaaaaattcagaaaatgataaaaaagagtGCCTTTTTATATACCAtgtatttcatgaatatttacaaataaacctgcacaaaaatgaaatattcaaagaGGTTTCTTATCATTTATAATCTATGAATGATTGACAGGTTCAGTGTGCAATAATGCCACATTTTCTATCAGTGGTACTGTTGATTATGTGAAGTCAATCAAGTTTAtcaaaaggcagaggaaggggagagaataAGGAGGTAATGGGGAAATGAAGGTGTCCAAATTATGTTATGCTcaaatatgtcacagtgaatcACACAATTAGGTATGATTATTACACAACCATAAAAAATTTGGAAGTCCACAAAAGCCAAGGATACTTGTTTATTACTGCATACTCTTTAAAGTACACATTTGAAGAGGAGGGGAGTCAGAAAATCAAAGAATGATGAACCATAGAATGATGTGCAGATAACCTGCAAGtaaaatgtcttttgattgtGAACAATCAACCTTGAGTCAATTGTAAGAGAATGAACACCTTAGTGTTTTAAATATCGTAACTCAAGGAATTTGTCCAAAGGACTTAGAACAAATCAAGATATATTGGgcaatttcttaatttcctttcattagaatgatttttaaaatatgaggatGCTATtatctattctttattttatttttattttatttctgaaagagtAGGCTGCATTTATTGAGATCATGGACTTAATTTCTCTAATGCTCCTGGTCTTCTAATATTGTTCATCTGAGTGTCTATATATAGGACCAAAAGGAAGAACATGAATAACACAGATATCAATAATGAAAGTGTCTAAAAAGATCGAATTTTCCATAAGAGTTTTGTTCAAAGGGAATTGACTTCACATTTGAATACTTTGCTTGTGAATTCATGAATTCAAATTTATACAGAGTGCTAGGTGTCTGTTTATGTATTTCCTATTTCCCAACATCTCTTCCCACTCCTCCCAAGGTGTCCAACAAATACAGAACTACAAAATCTAACAGGTGTCTCAGAATTTCATCTCCTGGAACTCTCAGCAGATCCAGACTTGCAGCCCATCCTCTTTAGACTgttcctctccatgtacctggtcacagtgcttgggaacctgctcatcctCCTGgttgtcagctctgactcccacctccacacacccatgtacttcttcctctccaacctgtccttggttGACGTTTGTTTCTCTTCCTCCATAGTCCCAAAGATGATCGTGGACATCCTAACTCAGAGCAGAGCCATCTCCTATGTgggctgcctgacacagatgtctcttttcatcatttttgcaTGTATAGATGATTttcttctgactgtgatggcctatgaccggttTGTGGCTATCTGTCACCACCTGAATTATCCAGTCATTATGAGCCCTCGCTTTGTGGCTTCTTAGTTTTGGTGAGCTTTTTGGTTACCCTTTTTGATTCCCAGTTGCACAATTTGATTATCTTACAATTCACATACTTCAAGGATTcgaaaatttctaatttctttttttacccTTCTCAGCTCCTTAATCTTACCTGTTCTGTTACTTTCTCTAATAACATTTTCAAGTACACTATTCTTGTCTTTTATGGTTTATTCTCCCTCtcaggaattattttttcttactataaaattgATTCCTCCATCCTGAGAATCCAGTCATCAGGTGGGAAGTACAAagtcttctccacctgtgggtctcacctggcagttgtttgtttattttatggaaCAACCTTTGGACCCTACCTTGGATCAGTGGTATCCCATTCTTCCAGAAATGGTGTgttggcctcagtgatgtacactctGGTCACCCCCATGATGAACCCCTTCATCTATAatctgaggaacagggacactAAGAGTGCCCTGAGGAGGATGCACAGGAGGACAGCCTAATCTCAGCCCCACAGAGTCTGGTTGCAAAGTgttttggaaaattcagaaatgctAAACATCTTGTCCTGTCAATGTAACCTATGTGGAAACTCTGTTTTTGCAGTTTcatggttttgaatttttatgatatttcatGGTGAATGATGGTGGTCAGTGTTAGAGAT from Sciurus carolinensis chromosome 17, mSciCar1.2, whole genome shotgun sequence encodes the following:
- the LOC124968009 gene encoding LOW QUALITY PROTEIN: olfactory receptor 18-like (The sequence of the model RefSeq protein was modified relative to this genomic sequence to represent the inferred CDS: inserted 1 base in 1 codon), with the protein product MEGFESCCVELGPRLVPALDDISAESVPGGVRPEGNAVGAGALWVNPVSLRNPRPSLVPQTSGGGPICPQQDAAVKAAHIPGVDNGGLCPEGPLLHFQWVKELGEGFLCPTNTELQNLTGVSEFHLLELSADPDLQPILFRLFLSMYLVTVLGNLLILLVVSSDSHLHTPMYFFLSNLSLVDVCFSSSIVPKMIVDILTQSRAISYVGCLTQMSLFIIFACIDDFLLTVMAYDRFVAICHHLNYPVIMSPXLCGFLVLVSFLVTLFDSQLHNLIILQFTYFKDSKISNFFFYPSQLLNLTCSVTFSNNIFKYTILVFYGLFSLSGIIFSYYKIDSSILRIQSSGGKYKVFSTCGSHLAVVCLFYGTTFGPYLGSVVSHSSRNGVLASVMYTLVTPMMNPFIYNLRNRDTKSALRRMHRRTA